In Limanda limanda chromosome 23, fLimLim1.1, whole genome shotgun sequence, a genomic segment contains:
- the si:ch211-246m6.4 gene encoding transcription factor 15 has protein sequence MKSTGSEPCSAPPDGFTSDLDELDSSGSDSSDGKSTGGCSPRREPGEAAGDAGAAGGGSPRWRRRRRRSSSGGGGGAGDGDTSLPGASKQRQAANARERDRTHSVNTAFSALRTLIPTEPADRKLSKIETLRLASSYISHMANVLLLGEDCVDGQPCLRYQSILHGTAALSASSLRPICTFCLSNQRKLLRDGGKHSAAV, from the coding sequence ATGAAGTCCACCGGCAGCGAGCCGTGCAGCGCGCCGCCCGACGGCTTCACCTCCGACCTGGACGAGCTGGACAGCAGCGGCAGCGACAGCTCTGACGGAAAGTCCACCGGCGGCTGCAGCCCGCGCAGGGAGCCGGGGGAGGCTGCGGGGGACGCGGGAGCGGCCGGAGGAGGCTCcccgaggtggaggaggaggcggaggcgcagcagcagtggaggtggaggtggagcaggcGACGGGGACACGAGTCTGCCCGGAGCCAGCAAGCAAAGGCAGGCGGCCAACGCGCGGGAGCGGGACCGGACGCACAGCGTGAACACGGCCTTCTCCGCGCTGCGCACGCTCATCCCCACCGAGCCGGCCGACAGGAAGCTCTCCAAGATCGAGACGCTGCGTCTGGCCTCCAGCTACATCTCCCACATGGCCaacgtgctgctgctgggggaggACTGTGTGGACGGGCAGCCCTGCCTGCGCTACCAGAGCATCCTGCACGGCACCGCGGCGCTCAGCGCGTCCTCCCTAAGGCCGATCTGCACTTTCTGCCTCAGCAACCAGAGGAAACTG